The Ptychodera flava strain L36383 chromosome 16, AS_Pfla_20210202, whole genome shotgun sequence region gtgggctagagggggtctacgtgcaccccccacacaggataacaaacctgtatttttcagaagccttgggatccctagaatacgaaatggaattttaacagaaaaaatatagggatggaatagctgttatggtcatgttttgaagggtaccgcaaaatcacgattttccaagccaaatgcattttcgtcaaatctgtcttcttgtaagtcatgtgctgagctcatttgttaacataacctcacttgtttggtatcattagaaagggaatttattcttctttaagatgacatattgcactatgcaatatcttctacagtttttgtcaaatataaccaaaacttaccccttaccccaaaatttaacattgcaaattacagtaaatctcaaattctaccaattttttagctaggcataataaaaaatgcaatgttttgtctgaaatctgttttatttgatacaggaacatgtcagaaatatgaaatagacttttaacagaaaaatattgggaatctacagctgtaacagtcatattttgaagggtaccgcaaaataacagtgtagcagatttgcatgcatttttgttaaaactgtcttcctgtaagttatctgctgagcttgtttttgaatataacctggcttgttaggtatcattagaaagataattcactaatcttcagaatgacatattgtaacatgcaatatcttctatagttttcatgatatataaccaaaacttaccccataccccaaagtttactttgaaaatttcagtcatagctaaaaccaaattctacaatttttttaacttgacacaaaaactctggccgtttttgctattaaatctgttttatttggtacagggacatgtcagaaatatgaaatagacttttaacagaaacaatattgggaatctacagctgtaacagtcatattttgaagggtaccgcaaaatcacagtgttgcagatttgcatgcatttttgttaaatttgtcttcttataagttatctgctgagcttgtttttgaatataacctggcttgttaggtatcattacaaagataatgtactagtctttaaaatgacatattgtaacatgcaatatcttctatagttttcatgatatataaccaaaacctaccccataccccaaagtttacattgaaaatttcagtcatagctaaaaccaaattctacaaattttttagctagaaacaaaaactctggccgtttttgctattaaatctgttttatttggtacagggacatgtcagaaatatgaaatagacttttaacagaaaaaatattaggactctacaactgtagcggtcatattttgaagggtaccgcaaaatatcagtgttgcagatttgcatgcatttttgttaaatctgtctttttataagtcatctgttgagtctgtttttgaatataacctggcttgttaggtatcattagaaagataatttactaatctttaaaatgacatattgtaaaatgtaatatattgcatacttttcatgaaatatgaccaaaacttaccccataccccaaaatttacattgaaaattgcagtcatagctaaaatcaaattctaccattttctttacctagacatataaaatcaggcatttatttgtatgaaatctatttcattcggtaatgggtcatgtcaaaaatataaaatagacttttaacagaaaaaagattggaattctgtagttaacagtcagattttgaagggtacagcaaaatctcagtattcctgacttgcgtgcatttttgttgaatctatcgtcttgtaagtcatctgctgagcttcttatagaatataatgtaagttgttaggtatcattagtaagattatttactagtctttaaaatgacatattgtaacatgcaatatcttgtacagatttttatgaaatatgaccaaaacttaccccataccccaaaatttacatcgaaaactactgtcatagctaatgtcaaattcaagcaattttttacgcagacataaaaaattaggcaattttttgtatgaaatctgttttattttgtacttggccatatcagaaatatgaaatgaacttttaacagaaaaatattgggattctatagctgtaacagctgtatttttaagggtacagcaaaatctcaatattcctgattcgcatgcgtttttgttaaatctgtcatcttataagtcgtctactgagcttgttattgattataaccgggtttgtttagtatcattggaaaggtaattaactggtatttacaatgaaatattgtaacaggcaatatcttgtatagttttcatggaatatgaccaaaacgtaccccataccccaaggtttatattgaaagtactgtcatagataacgtgatcaatttccgtgaatgtttagctagacatgataaaaatagctgtGTTTCGGTATTAgatctgttgtatatggtactgggtcatatcagaaatgtgaaatagacttttaacagaaaaaatatttggactgtatagttgtaacagccatattttgaagggaaatgcaaaatcgcagtaccgcaaactggcaccttttttgttaaattcttcttcttgtaagtcatctgctgaacttattttgtgacacaacctggcttgtgaggtatcattagtagggtaatttattcttctttaagatgacatattgtaatatacaatgtcattcatagttttcctggaatatggtcaaactttaccccatacccaaaaagttcaaatcgcaattAAGACTCATCTTAATTCTACCATTtattgctgcacataatacaaaaggcaattcttatttaaaatctgatttatttgttacaaaagtgtgttacaagtataaaattaacttttaacaggaagatgatacaatttagtagccacttggatcatttttggagggggcactcatatattgcaaatgtatgtgtttcggcaaatttgccttgatacctgggtacccttccaaatatgatccaaaaggctacaaaatcatattatgttcctgttaaaagttaatttcatatttgtaacatacttttttaacaaaaacacagatttcatagattgcatacaagcattgcctttggtatgtaaagttaataaattgtaaaaaaaggtagagtttcagatttgcggtaatttgctgtgtaaaccttggggtatggggtaagctttggtcctatttcatgaaacctaaacaagacattccatattacaatatgtcattttaaaaactagtaaattacctttctattgatacctaacaagccaggttatgtcaaaaatcaagctcagcagatgacttataagaagacagatttaacaaaaaagcaagcgagttttcaatactgtgattttgcgagacccttcaaaatatgactgttacagctgtagagtcccaatatattttctgttaaaagtctatttcatatttctgacatgttcctgtaccaaatacaacagatttaatagcaaaaatgggcagattttatatgtctacgtaaaaaaatggtagaatttggttttagctatgactgaaattttcaatgtaaactttggggtaaggggtaagttttggttatatatcatgaaaactatagaagatattgcatgttacaatatgtcattctgaagattagtaaattatctttctaatgatacctaacaagccaggttatattcaaaaacaagctcagtagataacttataaagacaaatttaacaaaaatgcatgcaaatctgcaatactgtgattttgcggtacccttcaaaatatgactgttacagctgtagattcccaatattttttctgttaaaagtctatttcatatttctgacatgtccctgtaccaaataaaatagatttaatagcaaaaaaggccagagtttttgtgtcaagcttaaaaaattgtagaatctggttttagctatgacagaaatgttcaatgtaaactttggggaaTGGGGTAgattttggttatatatcatgaaaacaatagaagatattgcatgttacaatatgtcatttcaaagattagtaaattatctttctaatgatacctaacaagccaggttatattcaaaaacaagctcagcagataacttacaggaagacagttttaacaaaaatgcatgcaaatctgcaacgctgttattttgcggtacccttcaaaatatgactgttacagctgtagattcccaatattgtttctgttaaaagtctatttcatatttctcacatgtccctgtaccaaataaaatagatttaatagcaaaaacggccagagtttttgtgtcaagctaaaaaaaattgtagaatttggttttagctttgactgcaattttcaatgtaaactttggggtatggggtaagttttggttatatatcatgaaaactatagaagatattgcatgtaacaatatgtcattctgaagattagtaaattatctttctaatgatacctaacaagccaggttatattcaaaaacaagctcagcagataacttacaggaagacagttttaacaaaaatgcatgcaaatctgcaacgctgttattttgcagtacccttcaaaatatgactgttacagctgtagattcccaatattgtttctgttaaaagtctatttcatatttctcacatgtccctgtaccaaataaaacagatttaatagcaaaaacggccagagtttttgtgtcaagttaaaaaaattgtagaatttggttttagctttgactgcaattttcaatgtaaactttggggtaaggggtaagttttggttatatatcatgaaaactatagaagatattgcatgttacaatatatcattctgaagattagtaaattatctttctaatgatacctaacaagccaggttatattcaaaaacaagctcagcagataacttataagaagacaaatttaacaaaaatgcatgcaaatctgcaacactgtgattttgcggtacccttcaaaatatgactgttacagctgtagattcccaatattttttctgttaaaagtctctttcatatttctgacatgttcctgtatcaaataaaacagatttcagacaaaacattgcattttttattatgcctagctaaaaaattggtagaatttgagatttactgtaatttgcaatgttaaattttggggtaaggggtaagttttggttatatttgacaaaaactgtagaagatattgcatagtgcaatatgtcatcttaaagaagaataaattccctttctaatgataccaaacaagtgaggttacgttaaaaaatgagctcagcacatgacttacaagaagacagatttgacgaaaatgcatttggcttggaaaatcgttattttgcggtacccttcaaaacatgaccataacagctattccatccctatattttttctgttaaaattccatttcgtattctagggatcccaaggcttctgaaaaatacaggtttgttatcctgtgtggggggtgcacgtagaccccctctagcccacggcctattTGGTCCTACAGATAAAACTGCAACGGACATCTGGCCATATTTTGGTAACAGCATACATTTGCGTTCCCTCAATCCGTTTTTCTCAGCCTACGACCTTGAGAAACAGACTATTTTGGGTGACTCTCAGGCCCTCTGGCAACAAAGTATGATGTTACCCTCATGGGCAGTTAATATGGATGTACTGTTTAATTTGACATCAAGTGTTATGCATTCATGCATTACAAACACAACAGTGTCTCATTTACCACCTTCCAAGGTTAAGTTCAGGATAAAGTTGTTGGTGAATATTGTATCATGGTTTTCTAATCATTTTAAAACGGTTCTTTGAAGCATAAATATGGGCAGCTACATCAGCGGAGCGTGTTTCTCTTCTGTACTTTCAAAGTCATTATATCAACAGTTCCAAGACTTACACAAAAAACTTTTTTTGACCCGATACAGTAAGAACCTAAACTACATCACTGAGACTGTAATACATGAAGAGCACAGAACCAAATAATATCCCTCCATTATGAACAGCCTTGCATCCTCTTCCCCTCACAGAACAAAACTACCCAATACACTGGTATAAAACACACTGATCCCAATGGGCAAACTAAAGAGCATTGTTCATAAATTCTTTTATCCTCATGTAAAAGCTGGGGTATCAAATTGTGATTGGCAGAGAGTCTTAACCACTCCACGCCAAGTTGATGGACTCACCATGAGGTTTGCATTACATATATGATGTTTCATTAAGCCCCCACCCAGGATTATCATCCCAGTGTGGGCCGCATACACTGCTTGGCTGTTCATTCTACGAATATCtgaaaaagaaagtaaatgGGATGgcattgtaaattttcacatcaaCTACACAGTTTGTAACAGTGTCGGatgcattttcaagaatgttcaACCCTTATAtttttatcctgccaagttcatatgtcaccaccaggtcaagttGCTTAAAACCGGTGAGGCATACCATGTCCTGTATGTTGCATTGGGACAGAgacttgaatatttgaaggctTTTGAAAACAGAGATGTTGCAAACATGATTCTTACTGACTAAACCTGCCAAGAAGGTGAAAATGTGTacaggttttggctcaatacagCTCTACAGCTCTTTTGTAACTTGGCAGATAGATATGCGATAGGCCTCGCAGGATAAGGGTTCATTTGGACAAAAAGGATGTTAGTCACTGGGAAACTTTATCCACAGAGTAGAAATATCTAAAGGCTTGGTTGACGTAACGAACCTCTGTTAGCTTTCAGAGTAATATCTAACATGAAGTGTACAAACACGCGGCACTTACAAACTCCAAGCATGCCTTTGAAAGATGATTAGAATGTTCATTCTAAATCAAATCTGGGATAATCCACCTCTGCAATAACACACTTACCTTCAACTATGTCCAGAACTAACCCAGGATTTTTGTACGAATGGAAGTAGATCATGTCGCCGATAGAGCCATCTGTCAGGGCAGGGCTGAACACTGGTATGTTGTTCTAAGGTTCACAACAGAAGAAACCTATCATTTAACCTATTCACCCtgaattccctgtaaacaggtctatgatcaccattgatgacaatgggtttgggcaaaaccatggtggCAAAAGGGTTGATACTCAATAGACACATTACACATTGAAACTGATTCTTTAATATCAATCACATGATCTAGAGGTGTCCCACAATATTATCGTTACTGAGTGAAAGGCAAAGCAACAATGTCATTGTCTATACAGTGTAGTGCATGTGGTATGCGCACGTTGCCCGTCAGCTGGAAAGTTGAACCCGCACATGACCGGATATGACATCATTtgacagaaaagaattgaaagaaTTGATGTCCTGTTACCAGTAGAGGCCATGGTTTAAATTTGGATACTTCTTGCGTTCCTCACTGCCTGGAATCAACCTGACATTTTGAAGTAGGTATGTGTAGCATATGTATATAATCTTTTGGGAAGCTTGAATATTTAAAACCAGAAGTGATGTTTTTACCTTGTATGCCCAATAGTAAACTGAATCAGGGTTGTCAATTTCTTTACCTAGCCTTGCAATCATCTTGGATGGTGTCCAGTGTTCACCCTgtttacgaaaacaaaaaaataaacattatagctttgtcaataccagtgaattttgtgatgtcataccttcagattattactgatactGTATCTGATTATCTAGCATTTTGGCTTAAGATGTGTTCTACATCTATAAATTCACTGGTATAcccaaaactacaaaataatagcaataatgtactctcctggcccataatggactcacgCAAACTTTACTCCATAATTTATGAAGCGCAGCCTTGTAaattatgttgtgcaaagtttgctttaaaGATTGTTTAATAATGTAACTTTCTCGTTCTGGTGAACTTCATCTCCCCTTTCTGACACTTGGTGGCACCAAACACTCAGATTCATTCTGCAGTGTTGCTCATGTACAGCACGATAATGAATTTTAATCTTGCAAGAAAAACACTGTCACTGCTGATATCATtgctaatcaagaacaataaagTTTCCTGCAACCATATACATTGGTATCATATTctcacaaatatttctaaaatgATTCTGATCTTCACACCTACCTGAGTTTTCTGCTCAAGTACCATCTGGTCCAAGATTGGAAATATCCAGTCCTCAAATTTACAGTAGTTGTCGTTTGGCACCAGTAAGTTCCCTATCCTATTTATTCCTTGGTCTCGGAGTTTTCTGCCGGAAAGACTGAAATCACCAAGATACGTCGGTGCCAGGCATTTTATAAGGTCTTCTTCAACGCCTCCTGCTGTAGTAACTATACAGTCAACCTAAGGTAGAGAGATGGGATATATTATTATTGTTCAACTTTTCcatcatgaaaattgaaaacaatccGGCTGTTTCTCTGTAGTGTCGTATCTACATGCACAATTCAGAAATGAGACATGTTATGAACTTCCAGGTGTTACATATGTGTTTATTAAAAAGTTAGGGCATCAGGTCAACACATTATCACCTTTTTGGAATGAAATCATGACAAAAATAAAGAccataaatatgcatatgaaaGATAATTCATAGTTTGGATGTTGTGCTTACAGCGTTTTATAAGAAAACAGTAGGGTGGAAACCTTGGAAAGGAAAGCCTAGCAATCACAATGAAACAACAGTGGTAAAATGGCAAGAAGAGGTTGAAGAATCTGTGTGACGGTGATGTGTGTGACTGCGAGTGTAAGTGTACAGTGTTTCTCATATCTTGAAAAAAAACAGCAGGGACAGCAAATTTACATAGCAATGAATATTTTGCATAGTcctttgttgtgaaaatttattcttTGGTatagttattaacatatgaatagattattccaaaaacagaggggtggcccTGGTACATCCTGGTACATGTGTATGTGGATGACTGAGTGTATGCAtgcatatcttttttttttctttttctttttaggtGGACCGTTCCCGGAGGTACTGCAATACCGGGTCGATCCGTGGCCAGGACGGAGCAAGCCCCTATTCCTCGGCCCAATTCCAAAATCAGTCCAACATTGAGCCGCTCGGTGAGCAGCGTATCAGATATTAAGCTGATAAGAACAGATACCACACATGATCTTAGCCAAAAGGCCGAGAAGCGATAATGCATCATGCATATCTTATTCACCTTGAGACCTCTCCAGACCCTATGGCATACCAGGAGTCTGTAGAGATGTTTGTAATTACGTGTTGTATTCACTGTGTGCAGATGATGTGCCTTTGAAAGCTGGGAAGATTGTTTACAGGCAACCAAATGTGTTTGATGACACCTGACGTGCACCGACAATTATAATTTCATATACACTGTAAAACATTCCATAAAGAGATTTAACGCACTTACCATGTTGTGTTGAACCAAATATTTCAGTGTCTCCCTGACACCCGCTGATATCAAGTTAGAAGTGAAACCTAAGAATATTGTGCAATTGGTTTTCTGCCGATGACAAGGATTTAATTCTACACTTGTATCGGCAGACTCTTCGTCCTCAAATGGTTCTGATTTCTTTTGTAACTGAAAAGAAGTCAGATGGTTGGCAATGTTTTACTTTGTGATGCTGTCTGTCTTTGGTTATGGGTACATGTCAATTATAACACACATACTAAATATAATTCACAAGGAAATAGACATATTGTGTGTTGACTTTGACTGTGAACTGATTAGTCACTGTTCACAATAATCATGTCCCAAATTCAGCTGCTGGGAAATAAATGTGTGACatgattttttgtttgcttggtAATCTCAGAAATCATTATAAAATACTCTTCAATTAAAGAAAAGGACAACAAAATTACTGAGTATTTAAATTGTCCTGTATTCAAAATTTTTGCTGTTGCAGATTCACTGAcagaaaatatgataaatgaAGGATACATTTGTGTTCTAAGTTAAGAAAGGAGAAAATGAATCAACAGCTTTCACACAACAACTGTGATTGCATAGAAAAAGGAATTTGATTGCATAATGATCATGTGTATTATTTTTAGAAGATTCACCATAccattttattgatttcttcAACTGCTAGTCCAAAATTTGTGGCTTGAAAACCCGATGTCTTGTAGCTTTCCAACAGAGCATGGTAGTCAATTCCATCATTGAAgtcgtaacctttgacctttactgAATCTCTTGGCATTTCTGCACTTTTCACAAGCACAGCTTCCGTGGCTTTTGATGGTGCTCCTGCCATTGTGCAACTCCTGTTGTTGTCTCTGTTCAAAAAGAGTTCATTACCATGGTAAATGGATATAAAATACACCATTATCAGCATAAGTaactattcattttaaaattttcatcactttaaGTTTTGACTAACCCTTTGAATGTGGtaatttttcactcaaaattttaaagcaacattttatcaatttcattaatttttccctaattatttgataattttggaccacacTGACATCACTTTATgtcggctacagttttttaatcaaaattttcagaaaaatctaaaaaaaattgttaggaacttgaaaaaaaatggctgagttatattttataaaagagacaaaaattgactttgggattcaaagggttaaacatatttttctaaatgacaatttttctcaacaACTGACAACTAGATGACCAGTAGCCCTATTGTTTTCACTTGAATTTTCTGTCCAAACAAGTGATCTTACAGCTCATGTGCCATCTATTATTTGATATATGTACAAAGACATATGCATGTACTTTCACTTCCTAGCACAGTATCTACACAGAcattacagtgaaatttgatcaagctgcagaacttcattaaccaaggtgttgttttaatcgatgtgtatgatttttaggacattaacacagcagggcttgatgtggtcttgtttacatctttaatcagctacatgctctcagttacacaacacaccagggccactccatgcatgtcagacagagaaacataaacaaatcaccacactttgcaatgtcatgtatctttcttttttattggtgatgaacaagtgagcgtgaagGTTCATGTAGCTTTCGGAATTGACCGGCTAGACCAGCATCATATAAaacttacatgttcaaaatacatttgtaaatgtaatcTTGTAAATGTGGAGTTCCTGATTGGACTCAATGGCGCAAGAACCTTTTCAACATGGCTATTCTAAAAAAAGAAATACGGTTTGTTACAAGGCATCCTTTTCACTGAAACACTCGCAAACATGAtgtgttctatcacttgtagcTCAATTCCTTTATACCATTTAGACAAATTGTTCcactattatttctatttttagctttaaggtatttttaaagttgtaacaGCACTAGTATTTTCTCTTTCGTTCTGTTTTTGAGGTATACTGTGATGAGAATGTTCCCTCACAGTATTTCATCATTCTATTCATTTGTAAGAACTAGGATTGCAATGATTAGACCATTGttagcaacagaaaacttatcATTGTGTCCAATCAGGAATTCCCAAAATTCACAAAGACTGGACAAGagcaattaatttcaaaaccttcCTGAACTTTCATGCTCACCTGTTCATCaggaataaaaaagaaacatacatgacattgcaaagtctggtgatttgtttatatttttctgtCTGGCGTAcagtggagtggccctggtgtgatgTGTAACTGAGAGGTGTAGCTGATTAAACAAGACAAGCCCAGTGTGTTAATGTcctaaaaatcgctgatacacattgattaaaacaacaccttggttAATGAAGTTTTGCAGCTTGATTGAATTTCACTGTAAAATATTGTTCTGATCATTGCAGATTATGAAGTGGCACAAAATGACAATGCATAAGAATCAATGATTTGTGAGTGATTTGGATAAAATAAGgacttgatttttaaagagaattgtCTGAAGGTTCCTTAGGAAAAGCTTTAagttaaaatttaaaacttttggTTTTGAGGTGGATACGACCTCTGGACATCTTATTACCTGTTGTGAGTCTTTTCTTTACCCTTTGGCTGTCATATCATATTTTGCAACAATATACAGGCAAACTATTGTACAGGACATCTATGCTTTGGAGGTGTTGATCATAAAAACACGTACTGTCTGTTGGGGTTGATGACTTAATTGCATATGGTTCATTCCTgtgtattttcacattttctgtgCAGACATCAGTCTAGTAAAGTGATAATGGTAATATAGTagtttcagactccttaagttACTATCTACCAATCAGATAAAATCTTTTGAGATGCTGCACACTACCAGAAACCTTCAGCATATGCAATCTCAACTAGTGCTGTGTGTGTATAGAGGGTTGTCACTCTTGTGTGTTACATCACATTGCCGCCATCATGCATCACTTGTATTGCTCAAATTTTCTCCAATCCATTGTCGTGGTCCACTCGCATGCGTCCATTACTTCCCACTAATTATCTGATTTCGgggagcatccagctgcccggacaagagaccttAATTGGCAAGTGAAGGTGATATCCATTGAGGGAGCAACTCAAAGTTTCTCCATTGAGGGAGCAATGAGTGAGTAATCTTTCGACAGAAATGAAGAGTCTTGATGAAGAGACTGTGCACAGCAACGGTCTCTTCACAACattaggggggggggcataATGCAGCTTAGCAGCACTGGCCAACATTTGATCTGAAGGGTACTATTGATTAGCTGCTGCAGCTTGAGGTTTACGGTACCGCAGTATTCAGCAAGGCACACTAGACCAAAAGGGGGATTTTCGGAGAGAAAGTGACCCCCTGATCAGGAGAATTTCTCCCGATATGGAGA contains the following coding sequences:
- the LOC139114171 gene encoding deoxyhypusine synthase-like isoform X1; this translates as MHLAEVTSQRDNNRSCTMAGAPSKATEAVLVKSAEMPRDSVKVKGYDFNDGIDYHALLESYKTSGFQATNFGLAVEEINKMLQKKSEPFEDEESADTSVELNPCHRQKTNCTIFLGFTSNLISAGVRETLKYLVQHNMVDCIVTTAGGVEEDLIKCLAPTYLGDFSLSGRKLRDQGINRIGNLLVPNDNYCKFEDWIFPILDQMVLEQKTQGEHWTPSKMIARLGKEIDNPDSVYYWAYKNNIPVFSPALTDGSIGDMIYFHSYKNPGLVLDIVEDIRRMNSQAVYAAHTGMIILGGGLMKHHICNANLMRNGADYAVYINTANEFDGSDSGARPDEAISWGKIKKTASPVKVYADATLVFPLIVAETFARNFRQTPVKENSID
- the LOC139114171 gene encoding deoxyhypusine synthase-like isoform X2, whose product is MAGAPSKATEAVLVKSAEMPRDSVKVKGYDFNDGIDYHALLESYKTSGFQATNFGLAVEEINKMLQKKSEPFEDEESADTSVELNPCHRQKTNCTIFLGFTSNLISAGVRETLKYLVQHNMVDCIVTTAGGVEEDLIKCLAPTYLGDFSLSGRKLRDQGINRIGNLLVPNDNYCKFEDWIFPILDQMVLEQKTQGEHWTPSKMIARLGKEIDNPDSVYYWAYKNNIPVFSPALTDGSIGDMIYFHSYKNPGLVLDIVEDIRRMNSQAVYAAHTGMIILGGGLMKHHICNANLMRNGADYAVYINTANEFDGSDSGARPDEAISWGKIKKTASPVKVYADATLVFPLIVAETFARNFRQTPVKENSID